From a region of the Candidatus Poribacteria bacterium genome:
- a CDS encoding site-specific DNA-methyltransferase, translating into MIADTDLMTIPEASKWAINYTKKNVTTSNISYLIQYGRIRKYDNNGSTRVSKQDLIKYYDSYIGKREINWKAQLGEDINWGLSFDYLKEADTTKHVHRLHPYKGKFIPQLVEYFLDNHTDDFKKDVCFKQGDIILDPFCGSGTTLVQSNELGMHAVGIDISAFNTLISNIKIEKHSLVEVQNEIHNITSALKRFIGESNVAQFEAQLAEELNDFNNEYFPSPDFKYQVRQGQIDQEKYGKAKEHQFSLRYFQLINQYGVKLWQRKSENFLDMWYLSPVREEINLVFERVKHIQNRETQRVIQIILSRTIRTCRATTHADLATLKEPVTSVYYCAKHGKMCKPLFSILSWWERYCQDTIQRLIQFDKLRTDTFQTCLTGDSRTIDIIKALKTDNPDFAQLVNEQKIKGIFSSPPYVGLINYHEQHAYAYDLFEFDRKDELEIGPLFKGKGKEAREQYIKGISEVLRNCKRFLSEDYDVFLVANDKFNMYPTIAERSEMRIVNQYKRPVLNRTEKDKGAYSESIFHLKSK; encoded by the coding sequence ATGATTGCAGATACAGATTTAATGACAATTCCTGAAGCCAGCAAATGGGCAATAAACTATACTAAAAAAAATGTAACAACTTCCAATATCTCTTATCTAATTCAGTATGGAAGGATTCGGAAATATGATAACAATGGTTCCACAAGGGTTTCAAAACAGGATTTGATTAAATATTATGATTCATATATAGGAAAACGAGAAATTAACTGGAAAGCACAACTAGGCGAAGACATCAATTGGGGACTGTCATTCGACTACCTGAAAGAAGCCGATACGACGAAACATGTCCATAGACTCCACCCGTATAAAGGCAAATTCATCCCTCAACTGGTTGAATACTTCTTAGACAATCATACAGATGATTTCAAAAAAGATGTGTGTTTCAAACAAGGCGACATTATTCTTGATCCGTTTTGCGGTAGCGGCACAACACTGGTACAATCGAACGAACTTGGAATGCACGCTGTCGGCATTGATATTTCCGCATTTAACACGCTCATCAGCAACATCAAAATAGAAAAACATAGTCTCGTTGAGGTACAGAATGAAATTCACAATATCACAAGTGCCTTGAAGCGGTTTATCGGCGAATCTAATGTCGCTCAATTTGAAGCACAACTTGCTGAAGAGCTCAACGATTTTAATAATGAATATTTTCCTTCCCCTGATTTCAAATACCAAGTTAGGCAAGGACAGATCGATCAAGAGAAATATGGAAAAGCAAAAGAGCACCAATTCTCACTCAGATATTTTCAACTAATCAATCAATATGGAGTCAAGTTGTGGCAAAGAAAATCAGAGAATTTCCTCGATATGTGGTATTTATCACCTGTAAGAGAAGAGATCAATCTTGTCTTTGAGCGCGTCAAACATATCCAAAATCGTGAGACGCAGCGGGTGATCCAGATTATTCTGAGTCGAACTATTCGTACTTGTCGTGCAACGACCCATGCAGATTTGGCAACCTTAAAAGAACCTGTAACATCAGTCTATTACTGTGCCAAGCATGGCAAGATGTGTAAGCCATTGTTTTCAATATTGAGTTGGTGGGAGCGATACTGTCAAGATACAATTCAACGCCTTATTCAGTTTGATAAATTGAGAACTGACACGTTTCAAACCTGTCTGACTGGAGATTCTCGAACCATTGATATTATCAAAGCATTAAAAACCGATAACCCAGACTTCGCCCAACTCGTGAATGAGCAGAAGATTAAAGGGATTTTCTCTAGTCCACCGTATGTTGGACTAATTAATTATCATGAACAACACGCCTATGCCTATGATTTATTTGAATTTGATCGAAAAGACGAGCTAGAAATTGGACCGCTCTTCAAGGGCAAGGGAAAAGAAGCCAGAGAACAATATATCAAAGGTATTTCGGAAGTGCTACGGAATTGTAAAAGATTCTTATCTGAAGATTATGATGTTTTTCTAGTGGCAAATGACAAGTTCAACATGTATCCAACGATTGCGGAGCGTTCAGAAATGCGAATTGTCAACCAATATAAACGACCTGTTCTCAACAGAACAGAAAAGGACAAGGGCGCTTACTCCGAAAGTATTTTTCATCTGAAGTCAAAATAG
- a CDS encoding SAM-dependent chlorinase/fluorinase → MITLMTDFGTSDHYVGVMKGVILNINPQVEIVDITHTVPPQDVHAAAFLIDSAYRYFPTGTIHVIVVDPGVGSGRRAIVCRTKTAYFVCPDNGILTHILRNEERIHTVAVKNSAYFLPQVSNTFHGRDIFAPIAAHLSHGIGIDKLGSPVAESVQLPIPKPQVTDNTIIGQVIWIDAFGNLITNISQEILESLEGRDSVVIRAGSTEIDHFNRSYAESAVGDALAIVGSFNRLEISINQGNAAQVLGLQRGDRVTICVT, encoded by the coding sequence ATTATCACACTGATGACCGATTTCGGGACAAGCGATCATTACGTCGGCGTCATGAAAGGTGTGATTCTGAATATCAATCCGCAAGTTGAGATTGTCGACATCACACACACTGTTCCGCCGCAGGATGTTCACGCTGCCGCGTTCCTGATTGATTCAGCGTATCGCTATTTCCCAACCGGAACTATCCATGTGATAGTCGTAGATCCAGGCGTGGGCAGTGGGCGCCGAGCGATTGTCTGCCGAACAAAAACAGCCTACTTTGTCTGCCCGGACAACGGGATTTTGACCCATATCCTCCGCAATGAAGAGCGTATCCATACTGTAGCGGTGAAGAATTCAGCTTACTTCTTACCTCAAGTGAGCAACACTTTTCATGGTAGAGACATCTTTGCTCCCATTGCAGCGCACCTCTCGCACGGCATAGGGATTGATAAACTGGGCAGCCCCGTTGCAGAGTCTGTGCAACTCCCCATCCCAAAACCTCAAGTGACGGACAACACGATTATCGGACAGGTCATCTGGATTGATGCTTTTGGGAATTTAATCACGAACATCTCTCAAGAAATCTTGGAGTCGCTCGAAGGACGGGACAGCGTTGTTATCCGTGCAGGAAGTACGGAGATTGACCATTTCAACCGATCGTACGCTGAATCAGCAGTTGGTGACGCTTTGGCAATTGTCGGCAGTTTTAATAGGCTGGAAATCTCCATTAACCAGGGCAATGCGGCACAAGTCCTCGGACTGCAACGAGGGGATAGAGTCACAATTTGTGTGACATAA
- a CDS encoding TdeIII family type II restriction endonuclease, producing the protein MPLSAEQTTSVEATIRESLREKFQNYEPESKNMPFHYRLLGKDRMALYSFIQSLNTTFGISIYEPVAEALAKTRFATAQSQYEVGNKISEDAQSEIQRIMNALTTGDTDPDKREEIQRIRAVCQTGNMNKLRTVKADLLVKNNEGSLLLFDLKTVKPNKGDFQKFKRTLLEWCAIALAKNPDLDIQTLIAIPYNPYEPEPYERWTAKGMLDLGQELKIANEFWDFLGGEGAYQDLFTT; encoded by the coding sequence ATGCCGCTATCCGCGGAACAGACCACATCAGTCGAAGCAACAATCAGAGAGAGTTTAAGGGAAAAGTTCCAAAATTACGAGCCAGAGTCTAAAAATATGCCCTTCCACTATCGCTTACTAGGGAAAGACAGAATGGCTCTCTATTCATTTATTCAATCGCTGAATACAACGTTTGGAATCTCCATTTATGAACCAGTTGCGGAGGCATTAGCCAAAACCCGTTTCGCAACAGCACAGTCACAATATGAGGTTGGCAACAAGATTAGCGAAGATGCCCAAAGCGAAATTCAGCGTATTATGAATGCGCTAACAACAGGAGATACAGATCCTGATAAACGCGAGGAAATTCAGAGGATTCGGGCGGTGTGCCAAACAGGTAACATGAATAAATTACGCACTGTGAAGGCAGATCTGTTGGTTAAAAATAATGAAGGTTCGTTACTTCTTTTTGATCTGAAAACAGTCAAGCCGAACAAGGGCGACTTTCAAAAGTTTAAGAGAACACTGTTAGAATGGTGTGCAATCGCTTTGGCAAAGAATCCAGATCTCGATATCCAGACTCTTATTGCAATTCCTTACAATCCGTATGAACCCGAACCCTATGAACGCTGGACGGCAAAAGGGATGTTGGATTTAGGACAAGAACTAAAAATCGCCAATGAGTTTTGGGATTTCTTAGGCGGAGAAGGTGCGTATCAAGATTTATTTACGACCTGA